A genomic stretch from Bordetella sp. N includes:
- a CDS encoding YscO family type III secretion system apparatus protein encodes MTLLKRLLILREAREKRDAQSLRRASDAHVQAGHALDTAQRTLEQGLLDTRRQGDALFNGMQGGLWTLAAVQGMHGKLKSLAQDADTLRAGVVDAQAQCQQSQSLLEASQAVLRRSQNQVGKTKEMHTLHEREALARREHKEELEMEEIGATRRPAS; translated from the coding sequence ATGACTTTATTGAAGCGTTTGCTGATTCTGCGAGAAGCGCGGGAGAAACGCGATGCACAGTCATTGCGGCGCGCCAGCGACGCGCACGTGCAGGCCGGCCACGCTTTGGACACGGCCCAACGGACGCTGGAGCAAGGCCTGCTCGACACCCGGCGCCAGGGCGACGCTTTGTTCAATGGCATGCAGGGTGGCTTGTGGACCCTGGCGGCAGTGCAGGGCATGCACGGCAAGCTGAAGTCTCTTGCGCAGGACGCGGACACACTGCGCGCCGGCGTGGTCGATGCGCAGGCGCAGTGCCAGCAGAGCCAGTCGCTGTTGGAAGCCTCGCAGGCCGTACTCCGGCGCAGCCAGAACCAGGTTGGCAAAACCAAGGAAATGCACACGCTGCACGAGCGCGAGGCGCTGGCGCGGAGAGAGCACAAAGAGGAACTGGAAATGGAAGAAATCGGTGCGACAAGGAGACCCGCGTCATGA